From the genome of Leptolyngbya subtilissima AS-A7, one region includes:
- a CDS encoding AraC family transcriptional regulator — MVDESPTRAIAIDACQELTQLVARHTEGRGNGIHSTAIAQLELMRESVAPVALCSVYEPTLCIIVQGKKETLLGKETYHYGAAQYIVVTVDLPLNGTIVEATPDKPYLCFKLSLDATQLWDIIDQIQRRSDKQESSVRGLFVSDSSVPLIDCATRLTRLLDTPEDIPFLAPMMIREIYYRLLMGDQSEAVWQIATSGSHMQRIAEVIKQIKAEFAKTLRVDDLAEQASMSSASFHRHFKAVTSMSPLQYQKQLRLLEARRLMLAEDADATYAAYQVGYESPSQFSREYARMFGTPPKRDIERLRVA, encoded by the coding sequence ATGGTAGATGAATCCCCAACGCGCGCGATCGCAATTGATGCGTGTCAAGAGCTAACGCAATTAGTAGCCCGTCACACGGAGGGCAGGGGAAACGGCATTCATTCGACGGCGATCGCTCAACTGGAGCTGATGCGAGAATCTGTGGCTCCTGTAGCACTCTGCTCAGTGTATGAACCGACGCTTTGCATTATTGTCCAGGGTAAAAAAGAGACCTTATTGGGTAAGGAAACCTACCACTATGGTGCTGCTCAATACATTGTTGTCACAGTTGATTTGCCGCTCAATGGAACTATTGTTGAAGCGACACCGGACAAGCCATACCTATGCTTTAAGCTCAGCCTAGACGCGACTCAGCTTTGGGATATCATCGATCAGATCCAGCGCCGTTCGGACAAACAAGAGAGTTCAGTGAGAGGCTTGTTCGTTAGCGATTCAAGTGTCCCGTTGATCGATTGTGCCACCCGACTGACGCGGCTTCTAGATACGCCTGAGGATATTCCATTCCTGGCACCGATGATGATTCGCGAAATCTATTACCGGCTTCTCATGGGCGACCAAAGCGAAGCGGTTTGGCAAATCGCGACTTCCGGCAGCCATATGCAGCGCATTGCTGAGGTGATTAAACAGATCAAAGCTGAGTTTGCAAAGACATTGCGGGTTGATGACTTAGCAGAGCAAGCGAGTATGTCTTCGGCATCATTCCATCGACACTTCAAGGCCGTGACCTCGATGAGTCCACTGCAATATCAAAAGCAGTTGAGGTTATTGGAAGCCCGTCGTCTGATGCTGGCTGAAGACGCGGATGCAACCTACGCGGCGTATCAGGTTGGCTATGAGAGCCCGTCTCAGTTCAGCCGCGAATATGCCCGTATGTTTGGTACCCCACCAAAAAGGGATATTGAGCGTTTACGAGTGGCTTGA